Below is a genomic region from Vibrio pomeroyi.
TCTTCTACATATTTAGTGTAATAAGTAAGACCTTGAGTGGCAATTTCAACTGGGTGTATTGACTTCAAAGATTGTCCTAGGTGTTCACGTGGAGGGTTGTACCATTTACCTGAGTTTTTTACTTTGAGCGCAACAACCGTTGGTGGATGATCTGTTACTATCATAGGGTCACCTTCGAAATGAACAACTTCGCCATTAACAATTCGCATTTCTTTAATGTAACCACCTTTACCGTTAGCAAAATTCATTGTTCTGCTTCCAGGCTTAATCTCGGTCACCTCTTGAATTGAATGATTATCAGCGTCACGGGCTTGCTTCAAGTATTTAAGCAGTTGGTCTTTTTTGCGATCTCTCGTGAACTGACCTTGCCATGGTTGAAACTTATTTTGAAATTGTTGACAACCTCTTTCAGTTTTATTCCATACTTTTTCTAAACAATTGAGAAAATCTCGCCATTCTTCTTCAAAAATTTCAAAACTGGTGGCAGATTGCATATCACCTAAGGCACGTTCTGCAGATCTTATCTCTGCCCATGCAGCCTTCAAAGTCATATAAGTGTTCCTTCATCAAAGATGAGCCTCAATGGCTATTAGACAGATAGTTCCCGCATAAAATGAAGACTTTTCTATCTGGTTATTTTTACTTACTTGATAGTATGCCGTTTAGTATTTAAATAACAGTGATTTAGGCTAGGTTTTCCTTTGATTTTTAACAGAGTACAGAAATGATCTACATAGATTAAATGCCGCACGTTTCGGAACATAGGTATTGAGTAAAGGCTAAACAGCTCTAGGGGTGGTATTAAAGTGGCGCTTAAATTCTCGGCTGAATTGAGATGGGCTGGAATAGCCGACTCGGCGTGCGGCATCGTTGATTCGTAGCCCTTCTAACTGGATCAACTCTTTGGCTTTGTTGAGCCTGACCTTTTTCAAGTATTGAAGTGGTGATTCAAAGGTGACGTTACGGAAAGCATTGTGAAAAGCAGACACACTCATGTTCGCTTCATCGGCTAGCGATTGAACGGTAATGGTTTGGTCATACTCTTCATGGACTTTAGACAGTGCTTTGGCAACACGTGCGTAATGGCCGTCGTGATGGGCAAGATCGAATAACACACGCCCTTCTGAACCGGTTAATGCGCGATAAACAATTTCGCTAACAAGCGCATCGCCCAATATGTTGGCTTCGATATCGCAGTGCAGGGTTTTGATAAGTCGAGTAAAGCTTTCTAACATCCTATCTTCCATAGGGGTCGACTCTAAGCCACTCGAGTTCTGCTTATGTTTGTTGCAGTAACTTTCGAGAAATCCTTGGTCTTCCAGCTTTTTCACCAAGCTGTGTAAACGCTGAGAATCAATGTTAATAGACAAACCAAGTAAGGGTTCCCCATCGACAGGTAAGGCTTCGCACTCTAATGGCATTGGCACACCAACAACGAGGTAATCGCCCGCGGCGTAAGTAACAGGCCTTTCACCGATATAGATGTTCTTTTTACCCTGCCCGAGCATGATGATGCCAGACTGATAGGTAAAAGGTTGGCGCTGGTTACCACCACTGCTTCGGTAAAACCAGACACCCTCGATCTCAGTTTCTCTGATCCCTTCGAGATCATCCCAACCTTTGTATTCAACGTAAGACTGCATTAACTGAGCGAGTGTATTCATAACGGGTGATATTCCATTCAAGGTGCGGAGTGTATTTGCACAAAAGCCCAAAAAGAATAACAAGTTTGTAGAAATAGGCAATTAATTTGGAGGAACTGCCCTTCACCACCCTAAATTCCTGTACTAATATGCAAATATAGAAATTGAGCAATAAATCAAAATAAAAATCTAGCTTTACACAAGGAACCTACAATGCAATTTACTTATGTTAACCCTACAGTAATTCACTTCGGCCAAGGCCAAATCAACGCTATCAGCCAAGCGGTTGATACTTCAAAGAAAGTACTTGTCATCTACGGTGGCGGTTCAATCAAAAGCAATGGTGTTTACGACCAAGTAGTCGCATCTCTTAAAGATCACGCTTGGATTGAGTTTTCTGGTGTTGAAGCAAACCCAACGAAAGAGACGCTAGACAAAGCCGTCGCTCTTGTTAAAGAAGAAAACGTAGAATTCATTATCGCTGTTGGCGGTGGTTCGGTAATCGACGGTTCTAAGTATGTGGCTGCAGCGGCTAAATACGACGGTGACGGTTGGGATATCCTAGCGGGCAAACACCAAGTAACAGAAGCAACGCCAATCGGCGCGGTGTTAACGCTTCCTGCTACAGGCTCTGAATCTAACATGGGTGCGGTAATCACTCGTAAAGCGACTCAAGAGAAACTGGCTTTCCTTAACCCTGCAGTACAGCCTAAGTTTGCGGTAATGGACCCAGATGTAATGAAGTCTCTACCAGAGCGCCAATTAGTGAATGGTTTAGTCGATGCTTGGGTACACGTGTGTGAGCAATACATCACAATGCCAACAGATGCGATGGTTCAAGATGGTTACGCTGAAACACTGCTGAAAAACCTACTTGTACTGGGTAAGCAATACGACGAGCGTGACAACGACGCATGGCGTGCAAACCTAATGTGGACAGCAAACCAAGCGCTTAACGGCCTGATTGGTACGGGTGTTCCTCAAGATTGGGCAACTCACATGATTGGCCACGAGTTCACAGCACTATGGCACGTAGACCACGCACGTTCTCTTGCGATTGTTCAACCTTCACTACTTCGTAACCAAATCGAAGCGAAGCGTGGCAAGCTAGAGCAAATGGGTCGTAACGTATTTGGCCTAGAAGCGGGTGCTGACTTGGCAGAGCGCACTATCGATGCAATCGAAGCGTTCTACCACAGCCTAGACGTTGCAACTATGTTCGACGGCTACCAAGCAACTAAAGCGGAAGCAATCGACAACGTTGTTGCTCAACTTGAATCACACGGTTACCTGCAACTTGGTGAGAACCAAGCAATCACGCTAGAGAAAACACGTGAGATTCTAGAGTCTGCGATTCACTAAGCTCGCTAAAGCTTAAACAAAGCCGAACAACATAGAATTACAAAGACAATTTGAACAAGTGAAGTGCCGTAAACAAGATTTATGGCATCACACTGAACCAAATACTTTGGCCCTACGTATATCAAAAGCAGCGTCCATTTCGGGCGCTGCTTTTTATTTGCCCTACAAGATGCTATTAAATTCTCATAAGTCCCTAATTTTATGTGCAATCATATTTCTATATTGTTAAGGTAAACCTGTCTCTTTACTAGGTATGAACAACGATTTGAACAATCTCAAGGAAATGGTTAAGTTTAAGTCACTTAACAAGTGGTATGGTGATTTTCATGCCCTAAAGGATATCGATTTAAATATTGAACAGGGAGAGATAGTGGTGATTTGCGGACCGTCAGGTTCAGGTAAATCAACCTTGATCCGCTGTATCAATCAGCTAGAACCCTTCGAAAGTGGCGAGCTTTCCGTGCTAGAACAAACGCTTCCGTGCAAGTTCCACACGCCAGGTCAAGTCGGAATGGTGTTCCAGCACTTCCATTTATTCCCCCATCTTACTGTGCTTGAAAACCTGACTCTGTCCCCAATTCGTACGCTTAAGAAAAGCAAAGAAGAAGCAGAGAAAACGGCT
It encodes:
- a CDS encoding AraC family transcriptional regulator; translation: MNTLAQLMQSYVEYKGWDDLEGIRETEIEGVWFYRSSGGNQRQPFTYQSGIIMLGQGKKNIYIGERPVTYAAGDYLVVGVPMPLECEALPVDGEPLLGLSINIDSQRLHSLVKKLEDQGFLESYCNKHKQNSSGLESTPMEDRMLESFTRLIKTLHCDIEANILGDALVSEIVYRALTGSEGRVLFDLAHHDGHYARVAKALSKVHEEYDQTITVQSLADEANMSVSAFHNAFRNVTFESPLQYLKKVRLNKAKELIQLEGLRINDAARRVGYSSPSQFSREFKRHFNTTPRAV
- a CDS encoding iron-containing alcohol dehydrogenase, whose product is MQFTYVNPTVIHFGQGQINAISQAVDTSKKVLVIYGGGSIKSNGVYDQVVASLKDHAWIEFSGVEANPTKETLDKAVALVKEENVEFIIAVGGGSVIDGSKYVAAAAKYDGDGWDILAGKHQVTEATPIGAVLTLPATGSESNMGAVITRKATQEKLAFLNPAVQPKFAVMDPDVMKSLPERQLVNGLVDAWVHVCEQYITMPTDAMVQDGYAETLLKNLLVLGKQYDERDNDAWRANLMWTANQALNGLIGTGVPQDWATHMIGHEFTALWHVDHARSLAIVQPSLLRNQIEAKRGKLEQMGRNVFGLEAGADLAERTIDAIEAFYHSLDVATMFDGYQATKAEAIDNVVAQLESHGYLQLGENQAITLEKTREILESAIH